The Parus major isolate Abel chromosome 4, Parus_major1.1, whole genome shotgun sequence genome has a window encoding:
- the RPL7L1 gene encoding 60S ribosomal protein L7-like 1, whose amino-acid sequence MAELEEPRRRIPLVPENLLKKRKAYLAIKATQAKQALLNKRKQQKGKQIQFRRLETFVRDSWRKRRDDARLRRMEQRPGQAVAPQESKLAFVVRIVDIKGVTKRVKKVMELLRLKKNYTGMFVKLSPLTLKMLRTVEPYVAWGQPNLKSVRELILKRGQAKIKKKRVPLTDNILIEEHLGGCGIICLEDLIHEIYSTGKYFKRVTSFLWPFHLSVARHASRNRVGFLKEMGKPGYRGDEINRLIRQLN is encoded by the exons ATGGCGGAGCTGGAGGA GCCGAGGCGACGGATCCCGCTGGTTCCAGAGAACTtgctgaagaagaggaaggcGTACCTGGCCATCAAGGCCACCCAGGCCAAGCAGGCGCTGCTCAACAAGCGCAAG CAGCAGAAGGGGAAACAGATCCAGTTCAGGCGCCTGGAGACCTTTGTTCGTGACTCATGGCGCAAACGCCGCGATGACGCCCGGCTGAGGCGCATGGAGCAGAGGCCTGGGCAGGCAGTGGCACCTCAGGAGAGCAAACTGGCCTTCGTTGTGAGGATTGTGGA tattAAGGGAGTGACTAAGAGGGTGAAAAAGGTGATGGAGTTGCTGCGGCTGAAGAAGAATTACACTGGGATGTTCGTGAAGCTGAGCCCGCTGACGCTGAAGATGCTGCGGACCGTGGAGCCTTACGTGGCGTGGGG GCAGCCTAACCTGAAATCTGTGCGAGAGCTCATCCTGAAACGGGGCCAGGCCAAGATCAAGAAAAAGAGGGTGCCTCTGACAGACAACATACTGATAGAGGAACATTTAG GTGGCTGTGGTATCATTTGCCTGGAAGACCTTATTCATGAAATCTACTCAACTGGGAAGTATTTCAAAAGAGTAACCAGCTTTCTGTGGCCATTCCATCTGTCGGTGGCTCGCCACGCGTCGCGGAACAGAGTGGGTTTCCTCAAGGAGATGGGCAAGCCTGGCTACAGAGGTGATGAAATCAACCGACTCATCCGTCAGCTCAACTAG